A stretch of the Uranotaenia lowii strain MFRU-FL chromosome 3, ASM2978415v1, whole genome shotgun sequence genome encodes the following:
- the LOC129756724 gene encoding uncharacterized protein LOC129756724, with protein sequence MIGLWSFGDRSQDQGDGSSMGRNSSLTSTNSSAGTGSSQCGTLQKCVVYLSVVALALVGLGYDPYQRILEQAAAAEAESQAEHDAFFTGIEEEAPEEEDLEINYQPNLYLGRIFGPLLVAWLLYVCKNVGLVRNVCGLGHLVISLCYLLAHLPEDMDGVLMTFGFISELFWSAKLLIYFYLITIYSPMHERLSCIIYGIIALNLGAVTLPWIVNSLEEIWSDAQYYLNMIICLLHLGMFHPFIFCKDALMESFEEFKPFIYRKLIFVTATALITLTGISNVILQWLFNNNETLNRPFQPFLVADDSWETFWNVLLNGVAFTLLGSLGLFLRTGSSFAICSQVATFLSGVAYFYYEEDCAARMAIPMTAFTFATALEILLELCSPEKLIPLLALVFSGINLAPYGTFLLIELLWSSPDIVLVVIWALNGFCSLVMLVLCRELGQRKLDDSRMEQFRDVSGSSFQTVITTIA encoded by the exons ATGATTGGCCTTTGGAGTTTCGGGGATCGGTCACAAGATCAGGGAGACGGTTCATCAATGGGAAGGAATTCTTCCCTGACATCGACCAATAGCAGTGCTGGAACCGGAAGTAGTCAGTGCGGAACGCTTCAGAAGTGTGTGGTTTATCTTTCGGTGGTGGCTTTGGCTTTGGTGGGTTTGGGCTATGATCCGTATCAGAGGATTCTGGAGCAAGCTGCCGCAGCTGAGGCCGAGTCACAGGCAGAACATGATGCATTCTTCACCGGGATTGAAGAAGAAGCACCGGAAGAGGAGGATTTGGAAATCAACTACCAACCCAATCTTTATTTGGGACGCATTTTTGGTCCACTTTTGGTAGCATGGCTGCTGTACGTTTGCAAGAACGTTGGACTAGTGAGAAATGTTTGTGGTTTAGGACATTTGGTGATCAGTTTGTGTTATTTACTGGCTCATCTGCCTGAAGATATGGATGGAGTGTTGATGACTTTTGGATTTATCTCGGAGCTTTTCTGGAGTGCTAAACTGTTAATCTACTTCTACTTAATTACTATATACAGTCCAATGCATGAACGACTTTCGTGTATTATCTACGGAATCATAGCCCTTAATTTGGGAGCCGTTACCCTACCCTGGATTGTAAACTCCTTGGAAGAAATTTGGAGCGATGCACAGTATTACCTCAACATGATTATCTGTTTGCTGCATCTAGGAATGTTTCATCCGTTTATCTTCTGCAAGGACGCGCTGATGGAATCTTTTGAAGAATTCAAACCATTCATCTATCGGAAACTTATCTTCGTCACCGCAACGGCGCTCATTACACTGACTGGAATTAGCAACGTTATACTGCAATG GTTATTCAACAACAACGAAACTCTGAATCGACCGTTTCAACCATTCCTTGTAGCCGACGATTCGTGGGAAACTTTCTGGAATGTACTCCTGAACGGAGTCGCATTTACCCTGCTAGGATCTCTGGGACTGttccttcgaaccggatcttCGTTTGCCATTTGTTCTCAGGTGGCAACTTTCCTATCAGGAGTAGCCTATTTCTACTACGAGGAAGATTGTGCCGCCCGGATGGCCATTCCAATGACGGCCTTCACTTTCGCCACAGCGTTGGAGATACTTCTGGAGTTATGCTCTCCGGAAAAATTGATCCCATTGCTGGCTCTGGTTTTTAGTGGTATAAATTTGGCACCCTACGGAACGTTCCTGTTAATAGAGCTGCTGTGGAGTTCGCCGGATATAGTTCTGGTGGTGATTTGGGCCCTCAATGGATTCTGTTCCCTGGTGATGCTGGTACTGTGCCGTGAACTTGGTCAGCGGAAGTTGGACGACTCCCGAATGGAACAATTTAGGGATGTTAGTGGGAGTAGTTTTCAAACTGTGATAACCACAATTGCTTAG